In Peptococcaceae bacterium, a single window of DNA contains:
- a CDS encoding 3-hydroxyacyl-CoA dehydrogenase family protein: protein MSIKKIAVLGQGQMGSGIAQHAAAKGFQVMLYGRSLAKVKAVVERMGAAMDKSIAKGVMTEEQKAAALANINTTDRLEECADCDIVIEALAEDMELKKSTLAKMDEICKPEAIVATNTSSLSITALAAATKRPDKVIGMHFFNPVHIMKLVELVKGYYTSEETFAAAKELAGALDKVSVKLEKDTPGFIVNRILFAFLLEAVHIYEEGIASKEDIDLAIKHGLNHPMGPFALMDLGGLDTFPSICEYLFAEFKDPKWATPQSIKANVRAGRYGVKNGRGWYDYQK from the coding sequence ATGAGCATCAAAAAAATTGCGGTATTGGGCCAAGGGCAGATGGGTAGCGGCATTGCCCAGCATGCGGCCGCGAAAGGCTTTCAAGTCATGCTGTACGGCAGGTCGCTGGCGAAGGTAAAGGCCGTGGTGGAGCGGATGGGCGCGGCCATGGACAAGAGCATCGCCAAGGGTGTCATGACCGAAGAACAAAAAGCGGCCGCTTTGGCCAACATCAACACCACTGACCGGCTGGAGGAATGCGCGGACTGCGACATAGTCATCGAAGCTCTGGCCGAGGACATGGAACTGAAAAAGTCGACCTTGGCTAAAATGGACGAAATCTGCAAGCCGGAGGCCATTGTGGCCACCAACACCTCATCCCTGTCGATCACCGCGCTGGCAGCCGCCACCAAACGGCCTGACAAAGTTATCGGCATGCACTTCTTCAACCCGGTGCACATCATGAAGCTGGTGGAACTCGTCAAAGGCTACTACACTTCCGAGGAGACCTTTGCAGCAGCCAAGGAGCTGGCCGGTGCGCTGGACAAAGTATCCGTAAAACTGGAAAAAGACACGCCGGGCTTCATTGTGAACCGCATCCTGTTTGCCTTTTTGCTGGAAGCTGTCCACATTTATGAAGAAGGTATCGCCAGCAAGGAAGACATCGACCTGGCCATCAAGCACGGCCTCAATCATCCCATGGGCCCCTTCGCGCTGATGGACCTCGGCGGACTGGACACTTTCCCGAGCATTTGCGAATACCTTTTTGCGGAGTTCAAAGACCCCAAGTGGGCGACCCCGCAATCCATTAAGGCGAATGTGCGGGCTGGGCGTTATGGGGTAAAGAACGGCCGCGGCTGGTACGATTACCAGAAATAG